Proteins encoded by one window of Bactrocera oleae isolate idBacOlea1 chromosome 4, idBacOlea1, whole genome shotgun sequence:
- the AGBE gene encoding 1,4-alpha-glucan-branching enzyme isoform X1 — protein MDPMQVEVKSIDELLKLDGYLKPFEREIRRRHGVLKEWIGKIDQLEGGMDTFSQGYKHYGLHVQPDNSVIAREWAPGAQQVYLTGDFNNWQWEANPFKKLDFGKWELHLPANSDGSAPIKHLSEVKVIIRNQAGQLLDRLSPWATYVRQPPKEANQGVNYKQYVWNPPPTERYLCKHPRPKRPKSLRIYECHVGIASQEPRVGSYQNFADNIIPRIKRQGYNAIQVMAIMEHAYYASFGYQVTSFFAASSRYGTPEELKRMIDVAHEHGLYVLLDVVHSHASKNVQDGLNQFDGTNSCYFHDGARGEHSLWDSRLFNYVEYEVLRFLLSNLRWWHDEYYFDGYRFDGVTSMLYHSRGIGEGFSGDYNEYFGLNVDTDALNYLGLANYMLHTQNPEVITIAEDVSGMPTLCRPVDEGGIGFDYRLAMAIPDKWIKLLKEYTDDTWNIGDIVHTLTNRRWKENTVAYAESHDQALVGDKTIAFWLMDKEMYTHMSTISEPSLIIDRGIALHKMIRLITHALGGEAYLNFMGNEFGHPEWLDFPRVGNNDSYHYARRQWNLVDDAMLKYKFLNEFDRAMNELEERHGWLHSDPAYVSWKHEGDKVIAFERAGLVFVFNFHPTQSFTGYRVGTNWAGTYQAVLSSDDELFGGQNRIDKNCKHLTRPEGYAERQNFFEVYTPSRTAVVYAHVSD, from the exons ACATGGCGTGCTTAAAGAGTGGATCGGCAAAATCGATCAGCTTGAAGGCGGTATGGATACATTCTCACAGGGTTACAAACATTACGGGTTACACGTCCAACCCGACAACTCTGTGATCGCACGCGAATGGGCGCCTGGTGCACAGCAAGTTTATCTCACTGGTGATTTCA ACAACTGGCAATGGGAGGCGAATCCCTTTAAGAAGCTCGATTTCGGCAAATGGGAATTACATTTGCCTGCCAATAGCGATGGCAGCGCGCCCATTAAACATCTCAGCGAGGTTAAGGTGATCATACGCAATCAAGCGGGCCAACTGTTGGATCGTCTCTCACCGTGGGCCACATATGTGCGCCAACCACCCAAGGAGGCCAATCAGGGTGTTAACTATAAGCAGTACGTGTGGAATCCACCACCAACTGAACGCTACCTCTGCAAGCACCCACGACCGAAGCGTCCCAAATCGTTGCGCATATATGAATGCCATGTGGGTATTGCCTCGCAGGAGCCGCGTGTTGGTTCATATCAGAATTTTGCCGATAATATAATACCGCGCATTAAGCGCCAAGGTTACAATGCCATACAGGTTATGGCGATCATGGAACACGCTTATTATGCCAGTTTTGGCTATCAAGTGACCAGTTTCTTTGCCGCCTCCAGTCGTTATGGCACTCCCGAGGAGTTGAAACGCATGATCGATGTAGCGCATGAACATGGCTTGTACGTGCTATTGGATGTAGTGCATTCGCATGCGAGTAAGAATGTGCAGGATGGTTTGAATCAATTTGACGGCACCAATTCATGTTATTTCCATGATGGAGCTCGTGGTGAACATTCGCTATGGGATAGTCGGCTCTTCAACTATGTGGAGTATGAGGTGTTGCGCTTTTTGCTTTCCAATTTGCGTTGGTGGCACGATGAGTATTATTTCGATGGCTATCG ATTTGATGGCGTCACTTCCATGTTGTATCATTCACGCGGCATTGGTGAAGGTTTCAGCGGTGATTACAACGAATATTTTGGTCTCAATGTTGATACAGACGCATTGAACTATCTCGGTTTAGCCAATTACATGCTGCATACACAAAATCCAGAGGTCATCACTATCGCAGAg GATGTATCAGGCATGCCCACACTCTGCCGTCCAGTCGACGAAGGCGGTATCGGTTTCGATTATCGACTTGCCATGGCCATACCAGACAAATGGATTAAGCTACTCAAAGAGTACACAGACGACACCTGGAATATTGGCGACATCGTGCACACATTGACAAATCGTCGCTGGAAGGAGAATACTGTCGCTTATGCGGAATCTCATGACCAAGCCTTGGTCGGTGATAAAACGATCGCCTTTTGGTTAATGGATAAAGAAATGTACACACACATGTCTACAATCTCCGAGCCGTCGTTGATTATCGATCGCGGCATTGCGCTGCACAAAATGATACGTTTGATCACACATGCACTTGGAGGTGAAGCATACCTCAATTTTATGGGCAACGAATTCGGGCATCCTGAATGGTTGGATTTCCCACGTGTGGGCAATAACGACTCCTATCATTATGCGCGTCGTCAGTGGAATTTAGTTGATGACGCAATGCTGAAGTACAAATTTTTGAACGAATTTGATCGTGCGATGAATGAGCTGGAAGAGCGCCACGGCTGGCTACATTCGGATCCGGCATATGTCAGCTGGAAGCATGAAGGCGATAAAGTGATTGCTTTTGAACGCGCCGGCTTAGTATTTGTTTTCAACTTCCACCCCACACAAAGTTTTACTGGTTATCGTGTAGGCACAAATTGGGCAGGCACTTATCAGGCGGTGTTGAGTTCGGATGATGAACTTTTTGGCGGTCAAAATCGTATTGATAAGAATTGCAAGCATTTAACACGACCTGAGGGTTATGCAGAACGGCAGAATTTCTTTGAG GTTTATACACCTTCACGTACAGCTGTGGTTTATGCGCATGTAAGTGACTAG
- the LOC106618312 gene encoding hydroxysteroid dehydrogenase-like protein 2: MINTGKLAGRTLFITGASRGIGKAIALKAARDGANIIVVAKTSTPHPKLPGTIYTAAEEIEKVGGRAHPCVVDVRDEQQVRSAVQDAVSKFGGIDILINNASAISLTGTLDTDMKRYDLMHHINTRGTFLVSKECLPYLTKSNHAHILNISPPLNLNPIWFAPHVAYTMAKYGMSMCVLGMAEEFRSAKVAVNALWPRTAIHTAAIEMLTGPDSLNVSRKVDIMADAAYAVLVREPTQCTGRFLIDDEVLTEAGVTDLKQYACNPEYADKLMPDFFLDIPENELNAIKEDIKQRKSVGASSGQIPALFGKIETLLSPELVQKTQAVFQFNIVGEEKGTWHLDLKNGAGSCGNGEPKVSPDATLTMKANNFHDMFSGKLKAATAYMTGKLKISGDLNKAMKLEKLMRSLKSKL, from the exons ATGATTAATACAGGGAAACTAGCTGGACGTACACTTTTTATTACTG GTGCGTCGCGCGGAATTGGCAAAGCCATCGCACTAAAAGCGGCACGAGATGGTGCAAACATTATTGTCGTTGCTAAAACAAGCACACCACATCCCAAATTGCCAGGTACAATTTATACAGCGGCTGAAGAAATTGAAAAGGTCGGTGGTCGTGCACACCCCTGTGTTGTAGATGTCCGCGACGAGCAGCAAGTACGTTCAGCTGTGCAGGATGCTGTCTCGAAGTTCGGTGGTATTGATATTCTCATAAATAATGCATCTGCTATTTCACTTACTGGTACGCTGGATACAGATATGAAGCGTTATGATCTTATGCATCATATTAACACACGTGGCACTTTCCTTGTATCAAAGGAATGTTTACCATATCTGACAAAGAGTAATCATGCACACATATTGAATATTTCCCCGCCTTTAAATTTGAATCCAATCTGGTTTGCTCCACATGTTGCCTACACTATGGCTAAATATGGTATGTCTATGTGTGTGCTGGGTATGGCAGAAGAATTCCGCTCTGCCAAAGTGGCCGTAAACGCGTTGTGGCCGCGCACTGCTATACACACGGCTGCCATTGAAATGTTGACTGGGCCAGATAGTTTAAATGTATCGCGTAAAGTTGATATAATGGCAGATGCCGCATATGCAGTTTTGGTGCGTGAACCTACACAGTGTACGGGGCGTTTTCTTATTGACGATGAAGTCTTGACCGAAGCCGGCGTCACTGATTTGAAACAATATGCCTGTAATCCAGAATATGCTGATAAATTAATGCCCGATTTCTTTTTGGATATTCCCGAGAATGAACTCAATGCAATTAAAGAAGATATTAAgcaaagaaaatctgttggtgCATCTTCTGGTCAAATACCGGCATTATTTGGAAAGATTGAAACATTGCTTTCACCAGAATTGGTGCAGAAAACGCAAGCCGTTTTCCAATTCAATATTGTAGGAGAAGAAAAAGGTACATGGCATTTGGATTTGAAAAATGGAGCAGGCTCATGTGGTAATGGTGAACCAAAGGTTTCACCTGATGCAACTTTAACAATGAAAGCTAATAACTTTCATGATATGTTTTCGGGAAAATTAAAGGCTGCAACTGCATATATGACGGGCAAACTAAAAATTTCCGGTGATTTGAATAAGGCAATGAAACTGGAGAAGCTTATGCGTTCACTCAAATCAAAACTATAG
- the shu gene encoding inactive peptidyl-prolyl cis-trans isomerase shutdown, which produces MEDESLPNSCNFLKDPLSISDLIGPGTTFEINTNFDEGFSNDIFDELNLGSDEEDDEKIAVDHSALVSPWTKTFDELRQQMVKINEYIYKKITQPGLAENGEVPLNARVCIRYNAYWEGEGAPFDSSFLRGSSYHFYTGRNEVIEGLEEAVRTMYRGEQAQFVISHHLLFREIGCPPRIKPSADGLFIIELVSFNPVGDLEADQNLTDEERGKYATVIEKIRDVHLKGLDFFGQGLYKNACRAFEKAVSLLNSCHLANEQEEKEQTTFLLKLYTNLAVCYNKVNLPTKACIMCKEIRQLTNNKPSCKALFQEGRALLLLGEYERARHILIRSQRIEPQNEDISRELKILEERYARYKENERSIWTKAMGIIKKNDDGKQGDANSAETRSIFEQEMAELMQSFKDNMDLNNFNLPPGLTKTEIKTVDELAQNMELKLTLSPLDNATYTLSKVNKK; this is translated from the exons atgGAGGACGAAAGTTTACCTAACAGCTGCAACTTTCTAAAGGACCCATTATCAATAAG CGATCTTATTGGTCCTGGCACAACATTTGAGATTAACACAAACTTTGATGAAGGCTTCAGCAATGATATATTCGATGAATTGAATTTGGGTTCCGATGAGGAAGACGATGAAAAGATTGCCGTAGATCACTCAGCACTGGTTTCCCCTTGGACAAAAACATTTGACGAACTGCGACAACAAATGGTAAagataaatgaatatatttacaaaaaaattacacagcCGGGGTTAGCAGAAAACGGTGAAGTGCCGTTAAATGCGCGTGTTTGTATACGTTATAATGCCTACTGGGAAGGTGAAGGGGCACCTTTTGATTCATCATTTTTACGTGGCTCCTCATATCATTTTTATACCGGACGGAATGAAGTAATCGAAGGATTAGAGGAAGCAGTGCGCACCATGTATCGTGGCGAACAGGCACAATTCGTAATTTCACATCATTTGCTCTTTCGTGAAATTGGTTGCCCGCCACGCATTAAACCAAGTGCCGATGGACTCTTTATTATAGAATTGGTTTCATTCAATCCCGTTGGTGATTTAGAGGCAGATCAAAACTTAACCGATGAAGAAAGGGGCAAATATGCGACagtaattgaaaaaatacgtgATGTTCATCTCAAAGGTCTAGATTTCTTCGGACAAGGCTTATATAAAAATGCTTGTCGCGCCTTTGAGAAAGCAGTAAGTTTGTTGAACAGTTGCCATTTGGCCAATGAGCAAGAGGAAAAAGAgcaaacaacatttttattgaaattatacacaaatttagCAGTTTGCTATAATAAAGTTAATCTACCAACAAAAGCTTGTATTATGTGCAAAGAAATACGCCAGTTGACGAACAATAAaccctcctgtaaagcattatTTCAAGAAGGACGTGCATTGCTGCTGCTAG gcGAGTATGAACGCGCACGGCATATACTTATACGCTCACAACGTATCGAGCCACAAAACGAAGATATCAGCCGCGAGTTGAAAATATTGGAAGAACGTTATGCAAGATATAAAGAAAACGAGCGCAGCATTTGGACGAAGGCGATGGGTATAATAAAGAAGAATGACGACGGCAAACAAGGTGATGCTAATAGCGCCGAGACGCGTAGCATTTTTGAACAAGAAATGGCAGAACTAATGCAAAGTTTCAAGGACAACATGgatttgaataatttcaatttgccaCCTGGTTTaactaaaactgaaataaaaactgTCGATGAGCTAGCGCAGAACATGGAGTTAAAACTAACGCTTTCACCGCTAGACAATGCAACCTATACGCTAAGcaaagtgaataaaaaataa
- the AGBE gene encoding 1,4-alpha-glucan-branching enzyme isoform X2: MNTPVLDRPGFFFEVRPKDAIVLRIHGVLKEWIGKIDQLEGGMDTFSQGYKHYGLHVQPDNSVIAREWAPGAQQVYLTGDFNNWQWEANPFKKLDFGKWELHLPANSDGSAPIKHLSEVKVIIRNQAGQLLDRLSPWATYVRQPPKEANQGVNYKQYVWNPPPTERYLCKHPRPKRPKSLRIYECHVGIASQEPRVGSYQNFADNIIPRIKRQGYNAIQVMAIMEHAYYASFGYQVTSFFAASSRYGTPEELKRMIDVAHEHGLYVLLDVVHSHASKNVQDGLNQFDGTNSCYFHDGARGEHSLWDSRLFNYVEYEVLRFLLSNLRWWHDEYYFDGYRFDGVTSMLYHSRGIGEGFSGDYNEYFGLNVDTDALNYLGLANYMLHTQNPEVITIAEDVSGMPTLCRPVDEGGIGFDYRLAMAIPDKWIKLLKEYTDDTWNIGDIVHTLTNRRWKENTVAYAESHDQALVGDKTIAFWLMDKEMYTHMSTISEPSLIIDRGIALHKMIRLITHALGGEAYLNFMGNEFGHPEWLDFPRVGNNDSYHYARRQWNLVDDAMLKYKFLNEFDRAMNELEERHGWLHSDPAYVSWKHEGDKVIAFERAGLVFVFNFHPTQSFTGYRVGTNWAGTYQAVLSSDDELFGGQNRIDKNCKHLTRPEGYAERQNFFEVYTPSRTAVVYAHVSD, from the exons ACATGGCGTGCTTAAAGAGTGGATCGGCAAAATCGATCAGCTTGAAGGCGGTATGGATACATTCTCACAGGGTTACAAACATTACGGGTTACACGTCCAACCCGACAACTCTGTGATCGCACGCGAATGGGCGCCTGGTGCACAGCAAGTTTATCTCACTGGTGATTTCA ACAACTGGCAATGGGAGGCGAATCCCTTTAAGAAGCTCGATTTCGGCAAATGGGAATTACATTTGCCTGCCAATAGCGATGGCAGCGCGCCCATTAAACATCTCAGCGAGGTTAAGGTGATCATACGCAATCAAGCGGGCCAACTGTTGGATCGTCTCTCACCGTGGGCCACATATGTGCGCCAACCACCCAAGGAGGCCAATCAGGGTGTTAACTATAAGCAGTACGTGTGGAATCCACCACCAACTGAACGCTACCTCTGCAAGCACCCACGACCGAAGCGTCCCAAATCGTTGCGCATATATGAATGCCATGTGGGTATTGCCTCGCAGGAGCCGCGTGTTGGTTCATATCAGAATTTTGCCGATAATATAATACCGCGCATTAAGCGCCAAGGTTACAATGCCATACAGGTTATGGCGATCATGGAACACGCTTATTATGCCAGTTTTGGCTATCAAGTGACCAGTTTCTTTGCCGCCTCCAGTCGTTATGGCACTCCCGAGGAGTTGAAACGCATGATCGATGTAGCGCATGAACATGGCTTGTACGTGCTATTGGATGTAGTGCATTCGCATGCGAGTAAGAATGTGCAGGATGGTTTGAATCAATTTGACGGCACCAATTCATGTTATTTCCATGATGGAGCTCGTGGTGAACATTCGCTATGGGATAGTCGGCTCTTCAACTATGTGGAGTATGAGGTGTTGCGCTTTTTGCTTTCCAATTTGCGTTGGTGGCACGATGAGTATTATTTCGATGGCTATCG ATTTGATGGCGTCACTTCCATGTTGTATCATTCACGCGGCATTGGTGAAGGTTTCAGCGGTGATTACAACGAATATTTTGGTCTCAATGTTGATACAGACGCATTGAACTATCTCGGTTTAGCCAATTACATGCTGCATACACAAAATCCAGAGGTCATCACTATCGCAGAg GATGTATCAGGCATGCCCACACTCTGCCGTCCAGTCGACGAAGGCGGTATCGGTTTCGATTATCGACTTGCCATGGCCATACCAGACAAATGGATTAAGCTACTCAAAGAGTACACAGACGACACCTGGAATATTGGCGACATCGTGCACACATTGACAAATCGTCGCTGGAAGGAGAATACTGTCGCTTATGCGGAATCTCATGACCAAGCCTTGGTCGGTGATAAAACGATCGCCTTTTGGTTAATGGATAAAGAAATGTACACACACATGTCTACAATCTCCGAGCCGTCGTTGATTATCGATCGCGGCATTGCGCTGCACAAAATGATACGTTTGATCACACATGCACTTGGAGGTGAAGCATACCTCAATTTTATGGGCAACGAATTCGGGCATCCTGAATGGTTGGATTTCCCACGTGTGGGCAATAACGACTCCTATCATTATGCGCGTCGTCAGTGGAATTTAGTTGATGACGCAATGCTGAAGTACAAATTTTTGAACGAATTTGATCGTGCGATGAATGAGCTGGAAGAGCGCCACGGCTGGCTACATTCGGATCCGGCATATGTCAGCTGGAAGCATGAAGGCGATAAAGTGATTGCTTTTGAACGCGCCGGCTTAGTATTTGTTTTCAACTTCCACCCCACACAAAGTTTTACTGGTTATCGTGTAGGCACAAATTGGGCAGGCACTTATCAGGCGGTGTTGAGTTCGGATGATGAACTTTTTGGCGGTCAAAATCGTATTGATAAGAATTGCAAGCATTTAACACGACCTGAGGGTTATGCAGAACGGCAGAATTTCTTTGAG GTTTATACACCTTCACGTACAGCTGTGGTTTATGCGCATGTAAGTGACTAG
- the Spt-I gene encoding serine palmitoyltransferase 1: MVAIPYLFNEIERIFETTPLYVVVLEAFLLLSVIWLLLFKRNGRGKRYTKLEEEEIISKYEPEPLIAETDPNHPLLKTRLVQSKVGKRVIVDGQECLNLATHNYLGLLEDNKILEDACNTLKKYGVGSCGPRGFYGTMDVHLDLEERLAKFMGMEESVVYSYGFSTIASAIPAYAKRGDVVFVDEMVNFAIQKGLDASRSTIYYYKHNNMADLERLLIEQQERDVKNPKKAAKTRRFLLAEGIYMNTGEICPLPELVVLRAKYKLRLFLDESISFGTLGKTGHGLTEHFNVDLIEVDLIMAGMENSIATIGGFCVGSHFIVEHQRLSGLGYCFSASLPPLLTQAAISALDRFESEPQMFTQLQKISRKVQTVFGKFSKLKMRANELSPIKHLYIAEERENSDQERELLTQIANKCIASGVAVIEARYLNNLEKHVLRQSIRITVNRLLTDADIKHAFDVIESVSKEVL; encoded by the exons ATGGTCGCAATTCCATATTTGTTTAACGAAATCGAGCGCATATTTGAAACT ACCCCGCTATATGTGGTTGTATTGGAAGCTTTTCTGCTGCTATCGGTAATATGGTTGCTACTCTTCAAGCGTAATGGGCGTGGCAAAAGGTACACAAAGTTAGAGGAAGAAGAAATTATTTCCAAATATGAACCGGAACCACTCATCGCTGAAACCGATCCCAATCATCCACTATTAAAAACACGTTTAGTCCAATCGAAAGTAGGCAAGCGTGTGATAGTTGATGGACAAGAGTGCCTAAATTTGGCAACCCACAACTATTTGGGATTATTAGAGGATAACAAAATATTGGAGGATGCTTGCAATACATTGAAGAAATACGGGGTTGGATCTTGCGGACCGCGTGGTTTCTACGGTACAATGGATGTGCATTTGGATCTAGAAGAACGTTTGGCAAAATTTATGGGTATGGAGGAGTCCGTGGTATACTCATATGGATTCTCTACTATAGCAAGTGCTATACCAGCATATGCAAAACGAGGCGATGTTGTATTTGt TGATGAGATGGTTAATTTTGCCATACAAAAAGGTTTGGATGCTTCacgtagcactatttattactACAAACACAACAATATGGCCGATTTGGAGCGTCTGCTTATTGAGCAACAAGAACGCGATGTAAAG AATCCAAAGAAAGCAGCCAAGACGCGTCGTTTTCTTTTAGCCGAAGGTATTTACATGAATACTGGTGAAATATGTCCCCTACCCGAACTTGTAGTGCTACGTGCTAAGTATAAATTACGTTTGTTCCTGGATGAGAGCATTTCCTTTGGCACGCTTGGTAAAACCGGTCACGGGCTCACCGAGCACTTTAATGTCGAT CTGATTGAGGTTGATCTCATTATGGCAGGCATGGAAAATTCCATAGCTACCATCGGCGGTTTCTGTGTCGGATCACACTTCATTGTCGAGCATCAACGTCTGTCTGGTTTGGGTTATTGCTTCTCGGCATCACTGCCACCACTATTGACACAAGCAGCCATCTCTGCACTTGATCGTTTCGAATCCGAACCGCAAATGTTCACACAATTGCAGAAAATATCGCGTAAAGTTCAAACGGTATTTGGcaaattttcaaagttgaaGATGCGCGCCAACGAACTTTCGCCCATCAAGCATTTATATATAGCAGAGGAACGCGAAAATTCAGATCAAGAGCGTGAATTGCTCACCCAAATCGCCAATAAG TGCATTGCAAGCGGTGTTGCTGTTATCGAGGCGCGTTATTTGAACAATTTGGAAAAACATGTTTTACGTCAAAGCATACGTATAACGGTGAATCGTTTACTCACTGACGCAGATATCAAGCATGCTTTCGATGTTATCGAAAGTGTATCCAAGGAAGTGTTGTAG